A stretch of DNA from Coccidioides posadasii str. Silveira chromosome 1, complete sequence:
CACAAGGATAACCGTTCAGGGTGTTGATTGTAAGCTTAAATAACCAATTGAGCTGTAAAATCAACCTTATACGCTTGCTTCAGCGCAAAGGGCTataacctgatggaggactcgtatgcttgtcattcacgAAGCTACGTAAAGGGGGATTTCGTCTAGGTAcctaatctatgtgggtcacgtgagcgaggtgtAGTTCCAAaggttggattacctaacaggTCGTTCCACTGGACCCTTATCGATAAGCAGCATCCCCCTGGCTGTTTTTTCGCGCTCATCCTTGAAGCTCGCTGTCTGGATCGCAGGGAGTGAGTTCACACGCACTGGGAGCAACTATCGAGGGTTGGGTCGATCAACCAGAAAGGAGAGTCTCACATATCCATTCATCGTGATTTTCCGGATCGCAATGGCCCTGCGAATTGCTGCTCGACGGCTTGGCAGCCGTGCTGCTCGGCGCCCATACGCTTTTGAGTCATTTGTACAGTGCCGATTTGCTTCTACAGCGGGTGCCTCGAATCTACCCCAAGATGTCAAGAAGCAGATATTTGTATGTCCTTTCGATCCACGCTGGGTCAGTTCGGGCTCAATTGActaattttcttcttttttttttttttgcattGAAGAAAGAAGCATCTCTTCCAAACGCCGATCCAGCAGCGGATTCTGCCACAGCGGCCTTTGTGAATGAGCGTGCTCCCTACATGGTGACGACTTATGTACGACCGCTTCCGGTTATAGTCAAGGGTGAAGGATGCTATCTGTGGGATATGGAGAACCGACGATACCTGGATTTTACCGCCGGCATTGCGGTGACGTCTCTGGGACACTCCGATCCCGGCGTGACAAAAGCCATCAACGAGCAGGTAGAATATAGCCCCtccgcccccgcccccggGAAGATCTTTCATAACATGAGTTAACCCTTTCTAAATCATTCAGGCTCGAACACTGCTTCATGCATCTAATCTGTATCACAACAACTGGACGGGTAGCTTGAGCAAGCTTCTTGTGGCTCAGACACACTCGTCCGGCGCCATGCGAGGTGCCACCCAGGCTTTCATCTCCAACTCCGGCACTGAAGCCAACGAAGCGGCGATAAAATTTGCCCGAAAAGTCGGCCACAGCCTTGACCCCTCTGGTGCAAAGTATGAATTCGTCTCCTTCCATAATTCTTTCCACGGTAGAACATTCGGCGCTCTCTCCGCCACCCCCAACCCCAAATACCAAGCTCCTTTCGCTCCCATGGTCCCCGGATTCAGATACGGAAAATACAACGACATCGAGCAACTACCTAGGCTCATCACCGAGAAAACGTGCGGCGTCATCGTCGAGCCCATCCAGGGCGAAGGCGGCGTCCACTGCGCAACCCCAGAATTCTTAACCGCCCTCCGCGCCCGCTGCGACGAGGTCGGCGCGATCCTGATCTTCGACGAGATCCAATGCGGTCTCTCTCGCACCGGCTCCCTCTGGGCACACTCCCACCCATCCCTGGTCCCCACAAACGGAGCCCAGCAGCCCGCGCACCCGGACATCCTCACCACCGCTAAAGCCCTAGGAAACGGCTTCCCCATCGGAGCAACCCTCATCTCCGACAACGTGGGCAAGCACATCAAGACCGGCGACCACGGAACCACATTCGGCGGAAACCCACTCGCCTGCCGCGTCGCGCATCACGTCTTCACCCGCCTCGCCTCGCGAGAACTACAGGAAACCGTGCTCAAGCGCTCAGAGGTATTTGTCGCGGGGCTCAAGGAGCTCAGGGAGAAATACCCAGGCGCTATTTCTGAAATCCGCGGTCGCGGACTGATTCTCGGGATGCAACTCACCGGGGATTACGCCTCTCGCGTGGGAGACATTGTAACCGCCGCCAGAGAGAGGGGCCTCCTGGTGATAACCGCCGGTGAAGGGTGTCTCAGATTCGTACCCCCGTTGGTGATCAGCGAGGAGGAGATTCAGGAAGGGTTGCAGATTCTAGGAAATGCAATGGAGAAGGTATTCCAGAAGTAAGCAACTGGTTCTGGTCTACGGTGTAGGATATACCCTGTacactcttttttttttttttttttttttttttttttacccccTTTATTTTCAGCTTTTTTCGTCATTTACTGCCATGTACTCTACCTTTTCGAATATACACGATTAGAGGCGTGTTCGGTTGATGCTTGGAAAGTGAGGGACCATAGAAAATATGGCCTATGAAGCGTATGTAGTGATCAccatagaaaataaattCTCGGGAACTGAAAAAGCATTAAATACGGAATCTAATCTACGTATATATGTGCTATCAAAATATATCCAACCGCCGCTTCACGCTCGTTTCATCATGGCGTTCTCGCTTCCTCCCCGATCCCCATCAGACCACCAGCCAATCCCTTCATCCGTCTGTGCAACAGGTCTTCTTCGCTGGGCAAACTGGTCAAGCTGTCTTGCCTATTTATCCGCATCGCGCGCTTCTCTTGCTTCAACGACAGGACAGGATGCTTCAACTTGCTCGATTTCGTCTTTCGGCTCGACTTCGCACGCGTTCCGCTCGCGTCGGCGCTGTTGGTAGCTTCCGTATCGTCGAGGACTTCGGTCGGCGGGGACGTCGAATCTCGTCTTTTAGAAGATGACGAGGAGCATGATGAcgaagaggatgaagagTGGATCTTGGTCATTCGAATGCTCATCTCCAACGGTCCGTCTTCATCGGCGGACGATTCGCCGGTTAGACGGCGATGATGGTGCCGTGTTTCGCCCGCGTCCTTACCCTCAGGCACGTTCTGGTTGGTCGACACAATTCCGGGCTGCCTTCTCACCGCTTCCGATGCTGCACGCCTTCTGCCCGCAAGCGAGCTTGTCGAAGCATTACTCTCCCTCTCGGCATTTTCCCGGGCGGCGTTGGCGCGAATATCGCGAATCCACTTTGTGCATCTGAATACTTGCTTCCATCCCTCTGGGAAGACCGAGACAAAGTTCAAGAAGCCGTGAGAGATTCCTGGGATAAGGGTGACTTCCACATGTGCCTTCTCGTCAAATTCCATTTTTGACTTCTCCAAACCAAGCTCTTGACGTTCCCGGAAGCGATGAAGTTTGGCTTGCCTGATTCTACCCGCAAAAATCACGGTGTCATCAACGAGCGGATCCCGTTCGCCAGTCAGGAAGTACGTCTTTGGAAAACGTGCAAGAAGGGCTTCGGGAGCGAGGAGAGGGGAAAGAAGGAAATCAGTGCTAAAGTCAGGACGGTTGTATGGTCCGATGTATAATATTATCATTGCGCGCATCATTTCTGGGGTGAGGACTCGATCGTTGAAGTAGGAGATCATAGAAGAGACGGCAAGGCGAGTTCTAATTTGCTGAGGCTGTTTATCTGCCATGGCGACGACCTGCGATGCGACATTTCCAGGCACTGGCTTATCGATGGTGGGATCGCTCCTTTCTGCGGCGGACAGAGAGGCAGACTCAACATCGCCAGCGAGCGAACCATGCTGTTTGGCGAAGTAGTCTCGCAGAACTGAATGGTCTTCCAGACCCTCCGTGGAAGGATGGGGAGTTGAAGGGGCCAGCTTGTAATAATCCTCGCTCTTCCTCCTCAGGACATTTTGGTTTGTCTTCCTCATGCCTCGATCTCGAATCAGCGACATCTGCTCATCTGTCATCCAGCTTCCAATATTCATATCAAGGGACGGATAAATCAAGATCAGTCCCGCTGGCACGGGTAAAAAATCTTCGCCTCTCCATTTTCTTGAGTCCGTGCTACCGGACTGAAGGAGCATCAAGGTCAGGCCCGTCGCCAAGTTTCCACCCGCGCTGTCGCCCGTGAGTATGATCCTTGGACATGTCTTCCCACTTAACCCAATACACCGTCCCTTTGTCATAACAATGGTGTGATACACATCATAACATTCATTCAGAGCATAAGGATAAGGATGCTCTGGTGCCTTCTTATAATCCAAGCTGAGGATCGGGATCCCCGTCTTCCCGGCCCAGGTAAGCAGCTTATCATCGCTTGTTCTGGGATTCATCGCCACAAATCCACCACCCGGAATGTCCAGTACAATGGTATCTTGGTTTCTCAGCGCACTCAGGGGTCCGTTGAAGTACAGCCATGCACTACTTGGCTCTTTATACGATGACTCCTTCGGCCTGGGGATTCTGACCGCGATAGGATCATACTTGCAGAATCGTGGCCTCAGCAACCCCGCGATAAATGATAGATACGGCGTAGTGGCTTTATTCCACGACACACGCATGTGGTCCACCGTTAGCACGGCCCGGACCTTGCGTACCTTTTCATCCGCCTGCTCCGCAGCGATGAGGTAATATATCGAGAAAATGAAGGACGCCAGGTCACGCAGCCACTTTCGTTTTATATTCATCGCGGTCCAGAATCCCGCGTCCAGAGCTGTAGTTATCCACGTGGCGCGGAAATATGATCGAGAATACAGATTTGCCAGAGGTTCAGGACACTCTAGCCCGACGAGTTTGGCAAAGTTACGAGATAGATAGAGGGTCAACATCGTCATAACCGTGGTTTGCCATGGGGTCATCCGCTTGAAGAGGCGAGAGGATATCAACCGTGCTCCGGGCGGGCCATGTCTGTTGCCTCTGCATGGTCGAACCATCAGCGTCGTTTCTCCACTCAAAACGAGATAGCTAGACGTTATACGTACCTTATCAGGTATAGAATCCAGAAGAAAACCACAGAAAAGACCTGGATCTTGCGAAACTGGGTAGATGGCCTACCCAGGACGTGATCTTCAGGAAAATGAAATCAGCAACTTGCGTTTTCATCATGGAAATGGACATTAGGATGAATATTGCATACCTATCATCCTCACAGTTTACACCGACGTCTCTCTCGTATCACCGTAAAAAAAGCGAGCAGAGGCAAAGACCCGATGTTGGACGGTATGTCAATCAAATATAGATCCCTCCAGGGTCGATGGATGGAATGTAGCAACCAAGGAACTGCAAAAGGAGGTTCTCataagagaagaaaggaaattTCAAAGCGTCGGTCGATGGGATCCAATTGAGCGGTCGTATCTGCCAGAGAGAATCCGCTAAATCGCAAAGTGGAAATAGTCAAGTCGAAGCTGCGCCACCCGTATGACAGGTCATAAACTTCATAAGCAGAGGGAGCGCAGAGAAACAACCAAAGACGGGAAAATGTCTTTAAACAATGTACGtcgaaggaagaagaggacgaggaggacgaggaggacgaAGAACacgaagaagaggatgaggGTTGTAGTAAGTGGCAGACATCAGATGAAAGACGAGATTTTTCCGCCGCGCAGAGATGTTGCCGCGACCCATGGAACGTTGCCAGGCACTGAGTGGGAAAGGGATGCCTTTGTCTGCTTTGCGACACTCCGTACGCCGTACTTTTCAGCTGGATTCGCCCGTCCAAACAGGGAAAGTGGCTCTGTTgcgttaaaaaaaaaaaaaaagacaaccGCGAAGTGCACACTTCCAGAAATGGAACGCGCTTCTCTGGTCAAAGTCAGCCAGCGCTGCCTCTTTGGGCATTCTGTTCAGCTCCAAGCATGTGATTATGACGGAGTGGGCGACATGTGAAAGTCTCGGATCTGCTCGCCGAACTGGGTCCGGGGTGGGGCTCACGTGCTGGCGAGGTCACGTTCCAGTCGTACGCACGTATGCCGCTAGACCGCATCCGGAAAGGCGTGACGTGGGGGgaggaaaggaaaacaaTGGGTGGTGGCTTCTCCTAAGGTGGTTGTGGCTGAAATGGCTGAGATGAGACGAATAAAggcagggaaaaaaaaagggagagagaCGAAACGGCACAAACCCAAAAAACATATGCAGACATTtgtatgtactctgtacccCGTATTGCAGGATGTGATGATATGGCGCTATATCTTCTTGCAGTAATCTCTTCCCCGGCTGACCTGCCAGCTGCACAACCACACCTCGAACACCATCCCCAGCAGTCCGGCCACGCAGATGCCGCCAGAGTCGCTGACCGTTGTCGCGCCGAGCGAGAACTCACGGTCCTCCTCCCGCACCGTGTCTGTGATCTCCGCAAAGGTGTTAACATACACCAGTCCTCCCAGCAATCCCTCCCAGAAAATGACGATGAACACGATGTAGACGCTGGGGATGAAGTTGAACAGCGCCTGCAGCGTGAGGATCGCGAGGTTGGCAACTTGCAGGAAAGATGGGAAGTATAGATCGTGGACGCGGAAGAAGGGCGTCGAGGAGCGCGAGATGAACACCCCGATCTGGTAGATGGCGTTGTAGGTCGGGTAGAACGAGCGGAAGTGGGAGAACGGGCTCTCATCCAGGGGGAAGAGTAGTGTAGGAGCCACCCCTTGGTTGATCGTGTACTCTGCGATGTAGACAAGGAGAAGAGGCAGCATGCTACAGTACAGCGGTCAATACTCGCTTCGACAAGCAACTGAGCATTGGCTCAACTCACAAGGGGAAAAACAAAACTTTGGCTCGCTTCAAATTGGTCTTGAACTGCTTCCACGATAGCCCTTCATCTCCGAGATGAGGGGCCTTGATATCGTTATCAGCGTTGGCTTCGAGTAGCCCCTCGTTCTCTGCCCTGTCGTCCTGGAAATCGTTCCCGATCACTCCACTATCGTTCGTATCATAATTAGTACTTCTCTCACCGCCCCCCTCGCCCAAAATGGGCTGATACCCTTCTCCGGTCCTCTCGAGCTTCCTCAATGGCGTGAGCGGCAAGATCATAAAAAAGCTCATAACCATCACTCCTGGTAGACACGCTGAAGCCAACAGGGTTGTGCGCACGCTCAACTTAAACGACGTCGTCGCCAGCGCGTACGCTCCCGCACCTACCAGTCCCGCTGCTCCCGTCCCGCTGCTCCACGCGGCCAGGCTAAACTGTCCGTAGAAATGAGTAAGGCCCAGGAAGCTCAGTTCCCCGCCGCCGGATGATAGGCTAGCGAGCACCACACCACACATCTTGGTGGATATGAAGTTCTGCGCGGGGTTGTTTGGGTCGTAGGCCGGCGACAGGGCGATGAGGAGCATGCCGCCGGCGGAGAGCGCGACAAATATGAGTATCCGGATGGGATACGGAACAAGGTGGATGAAGTAGGGGGCGCAGAGCTTGGTCAAGAACGAAGGGATAACATCGGCAAGAAGGACGACGCCTTTGGGGATTTCAGGGCCCACGAGGTCGAGGGCCGCCGATAGAATGATAACATAGAGAACATTGTTGATTAAGCCTAGATGTGGTAAGTAACTATCTCTTTCCTCACACTGTTTGCGCGAGCGTGtgcacacacacacacacacacacatctTCTCTCTCGCTCCCTCCACAGAGATTCACCTGGGTAGatacaaaaaagaaattcattGTTCTACAGGACTATATGTCCCTGAACTATTCCTTGTGTCTACTCACCAAATAACCAAAATGCAGCACACACCCTTGGATCAGCATTGTGGAAGAGTGCTCGAAAGCGCCCCCAGAACACCGCCCAGGATGAACTCGGCGCGCATGGGAGCGGGAGCATCGCTGGCGATTGAGATTCCGGCATATGGCCAAGTCCATCAAATTTCTGCTTTGTAGCTTTatgttttctttgaaataaCCTGAATAGCAAAAGCGATGGAAGGGTATCCAAGCATCTAGAATGCACACGAGCCCAAGACTTCAGCAAGTTGCATCATTGATATGTATTTGTATGAAGGTTCAATTCAATAGAAACAAAACTATCTCAGGATAGCAAAATTCATAGATAACACCTGTGAAAAGATTTCCACCTCCTGTTGTTTCCAATACTATTCTCCTGTTGTGGTACAAACAATGTTGATGATGCTCACTTGCCAGGTTATGGCTGGGAACTGCTCACACGGCTGAGGTCAAGTTCAACAGCAACGGAAAAATAATCATCCGAATAACCGCTCACGGGGGAAGTTGGAATATCTCTGCCGATAATTGAGGTGAAGTGAACATGAGGGTGAATTCCACGATTCATGAGTCTATTGCAGCCGTCACTTATTCTGTGGCGAGCCCAGCTCCTTTATGAATCAGAACCCATGGAAACTGCCACTGGCATAGAGCACTTCATATTCACGGCATCATCTCGCTTAGGATGCTTTGTCATTTTAGTTGGAGAGAGATGGCTATAAAATACATCTTCTtgctcctcctcttcttcttcccttctcttCTCGCTCACATTCAAAGGTAACCAGATGGACCTTCAGCTATAGAGGTTTCTGTCATAACTACCTGCTTAAGGCCTGATGTGGGCACTTCATTATCAAGCAAGGAAAACTTTTACCATTTTATCACATTAATAtcctctttctttcaatgctTAATAGCACTACATCAAGCTCCGCCAGATCCTCCAGTCCTACGGCTTGATTGTGGCTTATTATATCCCAAAAGACATGCAGGCCGCGGTAATTGCATTATATTCTGCCATGGCCCCATAATGTCAGGATTATGTCCAAGACACTTAAACAAGGCGTTCCGCAAGCTTCTCGCCAATCACAGCATACACAAGAGTCTGCCTACCTTGAGAGACCTCCAATCCGCCATATCAAGCTCCAGCAGGCCCTGCAAGGAAACTCCAACACGCCAGCATCCTAACTGCCGATATGTACCAATCACTACCGTGATATCATCAACGCCAATTATATGAACATCGCCAAGTCGATGTGCACTTTTTTAACATACAATAGACTAAGACATACTAGCCCCTCTACAACTTTCGCGGTGATTAGTACATTTCCAATGCTAAGCTGAGTCCAGTCTATAATATGAACTGGAAAGGATGAAATAATCCAAGGAGGTTGCACTACATATCCGGCCTGACATGCCTCAACATCATTATCAATACTAATCAAGGTGGGATCGGTCAGTTCCAAAGGCCATCCTCTACTTGCCCTTGCCCGTGGCGTACACTAATGCCAATGTTGGGAACCCGGTCCCGCTTCCCGTGAAATGCGACTCTGATGTTATCCATGCAAAGCTAATGGCTTCGAAGCTCGGATTACAGACACGCACTCTTAATAGAGAGGAACTCCTGAATCATTTGGCTCACATCTATAAGAAGCACCGAAACATTGGTtcagtcaagactgatgatAGTACCTACCTTTGGTTCCGTTTGGCGaatagaccagctagagctgaagatgctcTGGGCATCTACGAATTCAAGCATCAACCGATTACTCTGGTCGCGAATATGAAGACTTTCGACTTCAACCGTTACGCGCGAATCACTGGCGtcaacaagttcaccaccgTTAATCTTCAGAAAGAATGGGAGACCACTGGGTCTGTTGTAATTCCCCAGCTAATGCGCTGGTGGAATGATAAACTACAAGCCGCTACCACTACAGTTCTCACCCGTGTCAACGGCGAATACGACATGTACTACCACCATCAACGAATGATGGGAGGTCGCGGcggacctttttgcatggaccatgggctccatggggTAGTAGAGGGCTTGAAATTCGGACATCGCCAGGCTTGCAAATGACGTCGGTCCACTTGATACCAAATCTTTTATCGTCATCTTTGGTATACATAGTATCCTTAATGCGGCAATTCAAGAGGACCACGAACACCTAGAGGTCAACGAAGCCGGTATCTGGTCTCAATTGCCAAACAGACATAACTATCGCGAATTCGTCTCGTTGCCAATGgaaccaatgcctccccccaactcgctgcacgtttccaagaatatcaacaacagaaccagcgcaagatgatccaagatgttctcacaagatggaattccacctacAAGATGTGCTGCGTGCATTcttgccttgttgcttcaacaagctgtggactcATGGttccaggactcatcaccaaaataccaaaggcttcacttattggaccatgactggaagcagctagaaTATATGGTTGGgctgttgcagccattcagtcaaTTTATCAAGctactgtccaaaacaacaggtccaacaattcatctggtatgggcaatCTATAAAttacaatcatcttttccagcatttagaaacagaggaggacaaggcccaacagtttacaacaagagagaacattcaagaagctatcaaagctgccaacttgaaattccagaaatactatggtgatactgagcatccaaagggtgagctgctagctgtggctgctgccctccatccatcacacAGCATGAGGGCATATaattcagaggattggaccagtgatgagtgtgaaacataccaacaacatattttgaggttttaacaaaagcattatgagaacTTGTGTGTGCGTGGTCTTTGGTGGACTGATCCATCAAATTCTCCAAGGGGGTGCTGAGTGCTCCTTAATTAAATTCAATGATGATAAGGCCTCACCGACAGGAAAACAACATGAAGGCTTCTTAACTCCCGCGAACCGAAACAAGGGGGATACATGAACCTTTCAATCAAGCCAGGAAGAACTGCTTACGGCCAATACTTTACATATCAAGACATCTAACATGCTATATGACTTTTgcccatttttttttttgacttgAGCTGAAGGAAGGTTCAAGGGCAAGGCCATTTCCGACAGACCGCATGgcggaagagaaaaaaaaaaaaaaaccaaacatgagaaagagaagctcTCTTAGAAGAACAGCAATCGAGTGAGGTTGAGCGGTAAACCCCACAAGTTCCATGATGGATTTTCGAAGGTGGCGACACCCTCGGCTCTGTATAACGTTGtccttattttttttcccctttaaGAGGGAATTGATGCAGACCAACGAACTTGTCTGATAGGGTGACAAAGGGCTCAGAAGCAGAGCTCTGGATAGCAAAATACAATAAACAGATATGGGAGAAGAGACTTGACGGATATGCTGGTCAATCTTCATGCAATGAACATAACTAATGGGAGGTGTTGAAAACGGATAAATGCAAAGCTTAGTTGGTATGGAGCTCAATTCTCATAGATTTCtttgtgtactccgtactgtacGTATAAAGCCTAGTCAATAATATGAGGAAATGAAACTTgactttatttttttattttttattatttccATTTTTattccattttttttttttttttttttttttttttttttggtgagAGTATTCCCGTAA
This window harbors:
- the ARG8 gene encoding acetylornithine aminotransferase (EggNog:ENOG410PG5K~COG:E~BUSCO:6836at33183); translated protein: MALRIAARRLGSRAARRPYAFESFVQCRFASTAGASNLPQDVKKQIFKEASLPNADPAADSATAAFVNERAPYMVTTYVRPLPVIVKGEGCYLWDMENRRYLDFTAGIAVTSLGHSDPGVTKAINEQARTLLHASNLYHNNWTGSLSKLLVAQTHSSGAMRGATQAFISNSGTEANEAAIKFARKVGHSLDPSGAKYEFVSFHNSFHGRTFGALSATPNPKYQAPFAPMVPGFRYGKYNDIEQLPRLITEKTCGVIVEPIQGEGGVHCATPEFLTALRARCDEVGAILIFDEIQCGLSRTGSLWAHSHPSLVPTNGAQQPAHPDILTTAKALGNGFPIGATLISDNVGKHIKTGDHGTTFGGNPLACRVAHHVFTRLASRELQETVLKRSEVFVAGLKELREKYPGAISEIRGRGLILGMQLTGDYASRVGDIVTAARERGLLVITAGEGCLRFVPPLVISEEEIQEGLQILGNAMEKVFQKGVFG
- a CDS encoding uncharacterized protein (TransMembrane:1 (i87-106o)); translated protein: MKIDQHIRQVSSPISVYCILLSRALLLSPLSPYQTSSLVCINSLLKGKKNKDNVIQSRGCRHLRKSIMELVGFTAQPHSIAVLLRELLFLMFGFFFFFSSAMRSVGNGLALEPSFSSSQKKKWAKVI
- a CDS encoding uncharacterized protein (CAZy:CE10~EggNog:ENOG410PGXG~COG:I~TransMembrane:4 (o12-30i51-70o90-107i114-130o)~MEROPS:MER0033274~BUSCO:2096at33183), encoding MIDHVLGRPSTQFRKIQVFSVVFFWILYLIRGNRHGPPGARLISSRLFKRMTPWQTTVMTMLTLYLSRNFAKLVGLECPEPLANLYSRSYFRATWITTALDAGFWTAMNIKRKWLRDLASFIFSIYYLIAAEQADEKVRKVRAVLTVDHMRVSWNKATTPYLSFIAGLLRPRFCKYDPIAVRIPRPKESSYKEPSSAWLYFNGPLSALRNQDTIVLDIPGGGFVAMNPRTSDDKLLTWAGKTGIPILSLDYKKAPEHPYPYALNECYDVYHTIVMTKGRCIGLSGKTCPRIILTGDSAGGNLATGLTLMLLQSGSTDSRKWRGEDFLPVPAGLILIYPSLDMNIGSWMTDEQMSLIRDRGMRKTNQNVLRRKSEDYYKLAPSTPHPSTEGLEDHSVLRDYFAKQHGSLAGDVESASLSAAERSDPTIDKPVPGNVASQVVAMADKQPQQIRTRLAVSSMISYFNDRVLTPEMMRAMIILYIGPYNRPDFSTDFLLSPLLAPEALLARFPKTYFLTGERDPLVDDTVIFAGRIRQAKLHRFRERQELGLEKSKMEFDEKAHVEVTLIPGISHGFLNFVSVFPEGWKQVFRCTKWIRDIRANAARENAERESNASTSSLAGRRRAASEAVRRQPGIVSTNQNVPEGKDAGETRHHHRRLTGESSADEDGPLEMSIRMTKIHSSSSSSSCSSSSSKRRDSTSPPTEVLDDTEATNSADASGTRAKSSRKTKSSKLKHPVLSLKQEKRAMRINRQDSLTSLPSEEDLLHRRMKGLAGGLMGIGEEARTP
- the BTN1 gene encoding battenin CLN3 protein (EggNog:ENOG410PG9U~COG:U~TransMembrane:10 (i38-60o72-92i99-118o130-152i164-185o197-215i300-319o339-357i369-389o395-415i)); translation: MPESQSPAMLPLPCAPSSSWAVFWGRFRALFHNADPRVCAAFWLFGLINNVLYVIILSAALDLVGPEIPKGVVLLADVIPSFLTKLCAPYFIHLVPYPIRILIFVALSAGGMLLIALSPAYDPNNPAQNFISTKMCGVVLASLSSGGGELSFLGLTHFYGQFSLAAWSSGTGAAGLVGAGAYALATTSFKLSVRTTLLASACLPGVMVMSFFMILPLTPLRKLERTGEGYQPILGEGGGERSTNYDTNDSGVIGNDFQDDRAENEGLLEANADNDIKAPHLGDEGLSWKQFKTNLKRAKVLFFPFMLPLLLVYIAEYTINQGVAPTLLFPLDESPFSHFRSFYPTYNAIYQIGVFISRSSTPFFRVHDLYFPSFLQVANLAILTLQALFNFIPSVYIVFIVIFWEGLLGGLVYVNTFAEITDTVREEDREFSLGATTVSDSGGICVAGLLGMVFEVWLCSWQVSRGRDYCKKI